Below is a genomic region from Zea mays cultivar B73 chromosome 9, Zm-B73-REFERENCE-NAM-5.0, whole genome shotgun sequence.
CTCACAATTATGACTATTATTATCAGAAGCTAGCGCGTTGCGGCGGAAGCAGCACAAATATGCTGATATGCAGCGAACGTTATCCCCTACAAGCTAGTTCACAACTGTATATCGTCATACAATCTAGGTCATCAAACCATGCCCTAGACTAGAATATCAGGATGTCTCCAACATTAGTATGAGCACTACTGGAACATACTGTTTTGCTGAGTGCCGAAGCATTCGATAAAACCTAAAAATTGCCGAGTGTGACATTTAGAAAGAGGACGCAGTAAACTGTACATCAACAACGATTTCTTTGTTGAGAGCACTATGTCGGGGCCAAGTACCACCTGGTGCTCGGCAAAGAAAATTCGCCGTGACGACGGCAAACGACAGtgacaaagactttgccgagttccTCGATAGCACTTGACAAAGAGGGAGATTTGTCGAGTGTCCGCTGGCCTAGCACTTGGCAAAGAAGGCTTCAATGGGCCCCCACGACAGCCTCTGTACCGAGACCCGcaagctggcactcggcaaagggagcttctttgccgagtgcctgactgccttgcactcgacaaagggatcaccagtgggcccctttgccagcctCTTTGTCAAGTGCGCTGGGAGGCACTCGACAAAAGGGAGTTttttttgtcgagtgccagaactgcaacactcggtaaagaagcttTACCAGTTTCCAGGTgtgttttctttgccgagtgctatggtcatTGCACTCAACCAAGACTCTCTTTGTCAAGTGTaatactcggcaaagtgaccagaaacccctccttttatttgtttttattattccatccaaacaaacaaaacatatatcacataatcatcatatatacatcacagaattcatagaatcatcacatacatcataCAGACCACATCTCACAAAAACCACAAATCTCATAAGTTTTTTCAGAAACATAAGTACTaccacaaacataagtatcacaAAGACTACAAATCTCACAAGTTCAGACCAAgtttcacaaacataagtattatcGGAcccacacaaacataagtatcacaAGTTTGAAACTGCATAAGTCTCGCAATCACCACTAAGTGATCATCAGCgaggtgggcggttggactgGTACGACGATGGGCTAGACGATCCATGAGTATTATTTGATGCTGTCGATTGTCTTGCATAGTGAAGAGATTGCATTTGTGGGaccagatgaatatatatcataaaggactaaaattttgatactcacaagaGTAGGGTAGAGAGCATGGTCAGCTGGAGGGAACAaaggaggtggtggagcaaaacccAATGCGGTGCCAAGATTCTGCATGTACTGAAACATCCTCGCCTCCAacacctcacgttgcctcctctcttcttctagctaaGTCTATAATATTTTGCCCTAATGTtaagataatgcaaagagaagatatataataatcaatgaacgacGAAAACGTAAGGAATGATCTAGAGTGTCTGGATGCAATGTTGTGAACTGTCCTACCGAGGTTGTATggttgggctcgcgctcgtgctccttgctcgcacctgagagagtgggagtggaggacgagtagaTTGCCCCATCAGTAATCCAGTACCACCCATGCCTCTTGCCCCTCAATCCTTGGATCATAATctagcccatggacctcctttgcTATAGCGGTGTACTCAGTGAGGCGGCTGTGGACGGCAGAGTTGCTGCATGACTTGGGCTCGTACTCCGGgtcgtaggtgacgtcggacgtcgccttgcccttgtggCCATAGCATACGCGGAGAAGATGGAGAAAagctggccaccatgtgacgccaactgcgagaaaaccaatgaGATGATTAGAAATCATGACTAATCGAAAGTTAGAATAAATTAAAGAGAGCGTGTACCTATGCTTCTGCGTATTTGTTGAGTCTGAGGCTGCCTTGGTGGGAGGGATCTTGCATTAGCAAACGTCGTTCCCggttagcgttgtgcgcctcgtcccactcgttCGAACACCACCTATTCACCATATGCTCCAAACATTTAGGATGCGCGACACACCAATATGAGACCATCTACAAAAAATCAAGTACATGACATATCAGAAGATTAAATTAAGCATATTTAATACCAATATTAAAGATCGATGGTGTTCGGTACAGATTGGTCAATAGCAGACATGACAGTATATATAGCCTAGAAAAGTTGAAATCAACCTAAGACCAGTGGCAATGGTGGGTGAGACGGACCACTGGTTTGGCTACCTAGGCAGCCAATACTAATCCGATCGGGCGCAGCAGGAGGTAGCACAGCCGACAGGTCGCCTAGGTGCCGACTGGTTGGCTTGGGGGATACCACCCATGTTGGAGAGGATGCGGTCGGTACCGATCGACGCATTAGGACCACGACCATTACCGACCGAACGCGATTGGTACCGACCGCCTTGTGGCCATGTGACAACCTGCGATTTGTCCATTTATTTTCCAACCATTTGAATTTGgaaaaaaataaaaacaaaaaaaatccAAAAATACTAAATTCACCTTATAAATTGAGGAGGGACCTTCGCTTCATTCACACACTTTTATATCTAATTCTCAAGTCTTCTCCTTTGTTCACACTTTCATTCTTCGAGTATGGTTTAGGGTTTTAAGGTACCTCCGTTTTCATATGGATTCGAGGTGGAATCTCAACTACTAAACTTTCACATCCATCCAAGAACTAGTTTGTATTTCAGCCACTTTAATAAGACCATGTGGTACAAAGGATGAAAGAGGATATCCAAATTGTTTGAATAAATGTAAtcatttaaaatagatatgtatgaaATTTGATGCTGTTACTTTTTTATGTTATCAAGCAAATTTTGCATTAATTATTTTATGCATCATTTGCTCTCTACAACAAAAAAGGTAAATAAATATCTGAATATGTATCCCAATTTTATATCCATCGTTAAAAAAATATATGATAGATTTGAGGTTTACTTTTTATGAATCTTTGCAAGCtaaatgctaaaaacaagaatacaaatttgtataacagaTTCTATATCCTATTGATTGACAGCCAAAGAAAATGATCAAAAAATGATATCTGAAATAAGTATatgtttttgacaattttcatccCATACAATAGAAACCGTTCTTGGATACGGTCGTAGTCGGCTATAAGAATTTTGCACTTTTGTGCAATTTATGTAGTGTAATTTTTGTAACGACATGTGTATTTTTAAAATGTTTTACCTTATTTTTTATTCTTTATTTGAATTAAAAATTGTGTTttgttgtatatatatatatatgagtctGTGGTACATAAAGATTGATGCTGGTAGATATAAACCGATCGACGAGGGTAGACCTGATACATTGGATTCAACCTATTGAATCTTGGTTTTGCAAGGGAGACAAATCTACATAGATCCGAGTGAGGGTTTAGGCCCTCGCTTATTTCTCTTTTGAAAGTAGTAGAGTCTAAATTTTTATCATGAAATTTCTCGTTCAGCGTCGCTTAGATGTCTCTGCTCTAGTATTTTGGTGCCTATCCCTTTAAATATGCTCCTACTCTTATTTTATCCTGGGTCCGCCCCTGGAAATATGATGGGCCCTTGCCCCCTCTCGTTGGTGCTATATATCCCGCCATCACAAGTGATTGAACTCACGAAGCAAGCAAGACTACTGCTACAGAAAGCAGCAGCAAAGGTCTAGCCGGCTGCGTGGCCTAGGCGCCTAACTATATAGTTAAGGTCTATCTTTGAGCAGTTAACGTGCAGGAGGAATAACACGATAGCCATGGACGTGTACATCTACCAGGCGCTCCTCCTCTCGGTCCTTGCTGTGGCACTGCTGCAGCTGGTGAAGATGGCCCTCAAGCCGAGGCCACGGCTGCCGCCAGGGCCTTGGAAGCTGCCCGTCATCGGCAGCATGCACCACCTCGTGAACGTGCTTCCACACCGGGCGCTGCGGGATCTGGCGGACGTCCACGGCCCGCTCATGATGCTGCAGCTCGGCCAGACGCCGCTCGTCGTCGCCTCTTCCAAGGAGACGGCGCGCGCCGTGCTCAAGACGCACGACACCAACTTCGCCACACGCCCCAAGCTCCTCGCCGGCGAGATCGTCGGCTATGAGTGGGTCGACATCCTCTTTGCCCCCTCCGGCGACTACTGGCGCAAGCTCCGCCAGCTCTGCGCCGCCGAGATCCTGAGCCCCAAGCGCGTGCTCTCGTTTCGTCACATCCGGGAGGAGGAGGTGAGCATAGACGACAAGTCAGATCACGATTCCGGGCCTCCGGCCCTCGACAATCACGAGATGCTATTGCTACGAGACCAAACGCGGCTACACTCTAAACAAAAAACAATGCAAGCAAAAATCTAAAAATAATGAAACAGGAGAGACGTACGGGTGAAAAGAGCAGAACAATGATGGTACCTGATGATGTTTTCTCCGGCATGAtatagatgtccaataagcacgaggcccgcgagcccggcacgaagcctgctttttgggcccggtccgagcctGGCACGGCCCGCTTATATACGGGCCCGGaccggcccggcacgaataagcgggccgggctcggacaggaaattaggcacggtgggctagcccggcacggtccgtttagctctaagcccgttaagcccgcttttttttacactaaaacacacttttcggcccgcatagcccgcttttcggcccgcttttttcgtgctaaacgggccggaccggcccgtttaggcccgttgCGGGCCGGACTCGGACAAGAAATTGTGTCCGCGTGCTTAGCCGGCCCAGCCCGGTTTTTTAATCGTGCCTAGCGGACCGGGCCCAAaacgggccgggcttcaccgggcccgggccggaccgggccgggcggcccgtttggacatctctagGCATGACGTTCAAACATGCATGCATGTACGCAGGTGATGCTGCGGGTGGAGGAGATCCGCGCGGCGGGCCCGTCGACGCCGGTGAACCTGAGCGTGATGTTCCACAGCATCACAAACAGCGTCGTGTCGCGGGCCGCATTCGGGAAGAAGCGGAAGAACGCGGCGGAGTTCCTGGCGGCTACCAAGGCCGTCGTCGGCCTGTCGAGCGGCTTCAACATCCCGGACTTGTTCCCGGCGTGGACCACAGTCCTGGCCAAGCTCACCGGCATGACGCGCAGCCTCAAGGAGATCCACAAGACGGTGGACACCATCCTCGAGGAAATTATCGAGGAGCGCAAGCGCATCCGCGACGAAAAGATCatgggcggcgccgccgccgaGGACGTCGACGAGAACCTCGTCGACGTACTCATCGGCCTGCAGGAGAAAGGCGGCTTCGGCTTCCAACTTACCAACAGCATCATCAAGGCCATCATACTGGTAATATATAGTATATTATTCAGTCCTACACGATCTCCATTAATTATATTCAATGGCAACACGTACGCACGTGTGCATATATGCGCAGGACATGTTCGCGGGCGGGACGGGGACGTCGGGGTCGGCCATGGAGTGGGGGATGTCGGAGCTGATGCGGAACCCACCAGTGATGAAGAAGATGCAGGCGCTGATCAGGGAGGCGTTCCGTGGGAAGACGGTGGTGACAGAGGGCGACCTACAGGCGAGCAACCTCCAGTACATGAAGCTGGTGATCAAAGAGGCCCTGCGGCTGCATCCGCCGGCACCGCTGCTGGTGCCCCGGGAGAGCATCGAGGAGTGCGAGCTGGACGGGTACACGATTCCAGCCAAGTCACGGGTCATCATCAACGCGTGGGCCATCGGCCGTGACCCCAAGTACTGGAATGACGCCGACGAGTTCAAGCCGGAGCGGTTCGAGGACGGCTCCCGAGACTTCACGGGCAGCAGCTACGAGTTCTTGCCCTTCGGCTCCGGCCGAAGGATGTGCCCCGACTTCAACTACGGCCTCGCCAGCATGGAGCTCGCCTTTGTCGGCCTGCTCTACCACTTCGACTCGTCGCTGCCCGATGGCGTCAAGGAGGTCAACATGGGGGAGGTGCCTGGACTCGGCGTCTGCCGCCGCACGCCACTAATGCTTTGCGCAACCCCGTTCGTCCCGGTCCCCGCCTAGCTAGCCAACGTACATCGTCATGCCAGCCGCGAGCTGAGGGACCTATTGTATCTCTGTCTCAGTATCTCTATGTGCTTGCTGGCTAAATAAACACGTCATCTGTACGTCTCGTTATGGGTGCTGCCCATTGTAGTGTGCTGTGCGTACGTGTAGTAGTACAGTGAAGAGTGTACTATAATCATGTACCTAAAGTTTCAACTTCCAAAGTAAAGTGCGTCCCAAGGGTAATAAATCTATACTTACACTCTGGACCCGCCCCACGTGCGCCAAGTTACACCAAACTACACATAACTTAGtatcactagtacaatttggctctatacaaacggtagactttttacatcacaggcggttcggttagaaaaccgtctgtgatgtcccaggcggttcagtacgcctgtgatgtaatagtatcataaacggtttttgtttaggaccgcctgtggtgctctatccttttcacaaacggaccctaagaaaaaaccgcctgtgattgtaaaaatatgaaaatacaatttaaatatgaaaataattttaatttttaacagaaatatgcaaatacaatttaaatgaattaatatttaatttttaacaataatatgcaaatacaatttaaatgaattataatagcacacatagataactagagagattttaaattaattggcaaccacaattcatagtcgatcatacatgataacaaatacaatttgattcatacaatttttcatgaactaccatttttccgcatgtatggctttaagttcttatcaattttcttttccacacgcttgattctctctggaccgttaaagacgaacatctcttcatacttattgtattcctcatcttggtctcccacattctcaactccaacaattttttgctttccagaaataactacatgcatcttctcatctgctggatcgagtacatagaacacttgtgcaacacattcagcGAGAACccatgggtcatctttatatcctactttctttaagtctaccagtgtgagtccgtagttatccactatcacccccacgggatgttgtacccattggcacttaaataagggtattttcatgcttgggccataatcaagttcccatatttcctctatgaatccaaaatatgtggtcttctgtccttgtaggtcaaaagcatcgatacgaacaccgctattttgtgcaacacttttcatgtcttttgatttagtgtagaatgtgtacccattgatgtcatatgcttgccatgatgtcacaaaacacgatggcccagaagccaaattcttcattgttttctcttccaaagagtctccgaatgggatgtttttgtccattaaccattcgctgaaacgatgtttgtgctccctcatgatccagtcctccgtgcggttctgattttctttacgaagctcatccaggtgttcctctatgtaaggctcggctatcgtgagatgttgtagtacactaccatgagcacaatgtactagcttgtaatcctcaacgcgaaaagttttcttgcccattctccctctcccacatagtttaccctcatgtttaggtacaggcacacctatcatttttccgtcactgatgtaatctatacagctctcaatcacttcttctgtagtgtatccctccatgattgaaccctctgggtgagcgcgatttcgcacataaccttttaatactcctaggtatcgctccaactgaaacatatgatgtaaatatagtggccctaatatttttatctgatccatgaGATGTAtgataggtgtacttgcatatcaaaaaatgatggaggaaaacacatttcaagcttgcacatagtctcgatgatgtatgcctttagatagtccaagtcttctaaagctattactttttgtgaaaccgcattgaaaaagtaacacaagcctgtgatgacaactttgacatgctctgtttcgagggctcttaccgcaattgggaggaacaccgtcatcatcacatggcagtcatgagagttgtagccaaatagagacaagtccttcatcctgactagtctgctgatattggatgagaaacctgtgggcactttgaccccacgcaaacatttgcaaatctttgttctctcctcaactgacaagttgtagctagctggggggaggtaaggcttcctggggggaggtaaggcttccctttgccactatccactggatgaagttccggtctgatttgaagatctactagatcattgcgtgatttgagtccgtcttttgtcttactcggcatgctcagcaaggttccaatgatgttgtcaaaaacattttttgttacatgcatcaaatcaatgctgtggcaaatttccatatccttccagtatgggaggtacttgaaaaaaattgattgcttcttgaaagttgtgtaagttgaagggtcagttctctttctcttttctcctttgttttttccctttccgaatacaacatgaatgttctttacaatttcaaaaacaagtttcccactataaggctttggtgcaccttcactttccagttgattgttaaattccgctttcatctttcggtacttatgctgcttcatcaagaaccgtctgtgtcccatgaacatcAACTTCTTGggtgatttaaggtacatggaagcagttccatcgacgcacactacacaaccattctttcctttagtcttttgccctgatagtgtggcgccaccgggagaatcatggatggtaacaaatataattgctcttaagttgaaatactcatggcaatactcattgaaagggaattaggcttacacctagttcctaaataattttggtagttgaattgcccaacacaaatctttggactaactagtttgcccaagtgtatagattatacaagtGTACaaagttcacactcagccaataaaaagaccaagttttggattcaataaaggagcaaaggggcaaccgaaggcacccctggtctggcgcaccggactgtccggtgtgccaccggacagtgaacagtacctgtccggtgcaccaggggactcagactcaaactcttcaccttcgggaattccaggggcgactcggctaaaattcaccggactgtccggtgtacaccggacagtgtccggtgcgccaaagaagctcggcctcctgaactagcCAGCCTCGggctcgcgcggcagccgctccgctataattcaccggactgtccggtgtgcaccggactgtccggtgtgccagcggagcaacggctccctgcggcgccaacggctccctgcggtgcattaaatgcgcgcgcagcgcgcgcagaagtcagaatcgcccataccggtgcaccggacatcaaacagtacatgtccggtgtgcaccggacacccaggcgggcccacaagtcagaagctccaacggctagaatccaacggcagtgatgacgtggcaggggcaccggactgtccggtgtgcaccggactgtccggtgcgccatcgagcagaagcctccagccaacggtcaagtttggtggttggggctataaataccccaaccaccccaccattcatggcatccaagttttccacttctcaactactacaagagctctaggcattcaattctagacacattcaaagagatcaaatcctctccaattccacacaaaaccctagtgactagagagagtgatttgccgtgttcatttgagctcttgcgcttggattgcttcttttctttctcacttgttcttgagatcacaactccattgtaatcaaggcaagaggcaccaattgtgtggtggcccttgcggggaagttttgttcccggctttgattagagaagagaagctcactcggtccgtgggaccgtttgagagagggaagggttgaaagaaacccggcctttgtggcctcctcaacggggagtaggtttgcaagaaccgaacctcggtaaaacaaatctccgtgtctcacttgcttattcgcttgggatttgttttgcgccctctctctcgcggactcgtttatatttctaacgctaacccggcttgtagttgtgtttatatttgtaaatttcagtttcgccctattcaccccccctctaggcgactatcaattggtatcagagcccggtgcttcattagagcctaaccgctcgaagtgatgtcgggagatcacgccaagaaggaaatggagaccggcgaaaagcccactacaagccacgggagcacttcatcggaagaatcccgcaccaaaaggagggagaagaagaagagctcctccaacaaagggaaggagaagaaatcttcttctcatcacaaagagaagaaggaaaaatcttcttcccacaagccgcatcggaaaggcgacaagcacaagaggatgaggaaggtggtctactacgagaccgacacttcatcaacatcgacctccgactccgatgcgccctccgtcacttctaagcgccaagagcgcaagaagtatagtaagatccccctacgttaccctcgcatttccaaacatacacctttactttccgtcccattaggcaaaccaccaacatttgatggtgaagattacgctaggtggagcgatttaatgcgatt
It encodes:
- the LOC100280087 gene encoding putative cytochrome P450 superfamily protein codes for the protein MDVYIYQALLLSVLAVALLQLVKMALKPRPRLPPGPWKLPVIGSMHHLVNVLPHRALRDLADVHGPLMMLQLGQTPLVVASSKETARAVLKTHDTNFATRPKLLAGEIVGYEWVDILFAPSGDYWRKLRQLCAAEILSPKRVLSFRHIREEEVMLRVEEIRAAGPSTPVNLSVMFHSITNSVVSRAAFGKKRKNAAEFLAATKAVVGLSSGFNIPDLFPAWTTVLAKLTGMTRSLKEIHKTVDTILEEIIEERKRIRDEKIMGGAAAEDVDENLVDVLIGLQEKGGFGFQLTNSIIKAIILDMFAGGTGTSGSAMEWGMSELMRNPPVMKKMQALIREAFRGKTVVTEGDLQASNLQYMKLVIKEALRLHPPAPLLVPRESIEECELDGYTIPAKSRVIINAWAIGRDPKYWNDADEFKPERFEDGSRDFTGSSYEFLPFGSGRRMCPDFNYGLASMELAFVGLLYHFDSSLPDGVKEVNMGEVPGLGVCRRTPLMLCATPFVPVPA